One genomic region from Pyxicephalus adspersus chromosome 1, UCB_Pads_2.0, whole genome shotgun sequence encodes:
- the LOC140328408 gene encoding retinol dehydrogenase 16-like has protein sequence MWLPLLVVLGIIYLFRWYRQSLILKKVRDKYVFITGCDSGFGNLLAKQLDRRGMKVLAACLTEVGAENLKKETSKNIQTVILDVTDSQSVIAAVTWVSSVVKDEGLWGLVNNAGTGIPSCNNEWLTKDDFFKIINVNLLGVVDVTLNLLPLIRKARGRVVNVTSVAGRITTCGGGYCMSKYGVESFSDSLRREMHPFGVKVCIIECGYYSTQENSPKLIKESIRHYWKKASEEVQKAYGLEYYGKFYVFTDILSKFQSTKLSRVVDCMEHALTAVHPWTRYSAGWDAKFLVSLSYLPTVVLDFVLTIGRPKPTQAI, from the exons ATGTGGCTTCCTCTGCTGGTGGTTTTGGGTATAATATATCTGTTCAGATGGTACAGACAGAGCCTCATATTGAAGAAAGTTagagataaatatgtttttatcactGGATGTGATTCTGGATTTGGGAACTTGTTGGCAAAGCAGTTAGACAGGCGTGGAATGAAGGTTCTGGCTGCTTGTCTGACCGAAGTTGGAGCCGAAAACCTCAAGAAAGAGACCTCCAAGAACATTCAGACTGTAATCTTGGATGTCACTGACAGTCAGAGTGTAATTGCAGCTGTCACTTGGGTTTCATCTGTTGTTAAAGATGAAG gaCTCTGGGGGTTAGTGAACAATGCAGGAACAGGAATCCCAAGCTGTAACAATGAATGGCTGACTAAGGATGATTTCTTCAAAATTATCAATGTAAATCTTTTGGGTGTTGTTGATGTTACATTGAATCTTTTGCCACTGATTCGGAAAGCCAGAGGTCGTGTTGTGAATGTAACAAGTGTGGCCGGTAGAATAACAACGTGCGGAGGGGGGTATTGCATGTCTAAATATGGAGTAGAGTCATTTTCTGATAGTCTACG GCGTGAAATGCATCCATTCGGAGTAAAAGTGTGCATAATTGAGTGTGGCTATTACAGTACACAAGAAAACAGCCCAAAACTAATTAAAGAAAGTATAAGGCACTACTGGAAGAAAGCATCAGAAGAGGTCCAGAAAGCCTATGGATTGGAATATTATGGGAAAT tttacgTCTTTACTGACATTTTGTCAAAGTTCCAGTCCACCAAACTGTCCCGTGTCGTAGATTGCATGGAGCATGCATTGACAGCAGTTCACCCCTGGACGCGTTACTCTGCAGGATGGGATGCCAAATTCCTAGTGTCTCTGTCTTATCTGCCAACTGTGGTCTTGGACTTTGTTCTTACTATTGGACGGCCTAAACCAACCCAGGCAATCTGA